One genomic window of Methanosarcina acetivorans C2A includes the following:
- a CDS encoding L-histidine N(alpha)-methyltransferase, protein MEQDPEQEEKIITISEKSPEEKLYESLKKYELPDYLLYTGSGGANNWLKLDGAKMFPVARQLKVMLEENVSSIVRFIPACMSLVSVGVGSGEKERILLEELIKKNRTEKPASEKVSIRYYPVDINSHFVDLALEEVKDLPVEKKGIVAFIEDMPLLKKHWHLPVLFCILGNTFCNYEPEFILQLVHENLEQGDLFFFDANLLPTQESGEETQAARKSILGTYASRENVLFNMYPLLQYGMAPEDFDFEILLAQVDSRIGTLCRTRKSLNILKDAEIRIGTETIDFKEGDVIRMGFTYKYTYGQILAFLDICGFELLKAFLSEDRTNVMILAKKRI, encoded by the coding sequence TTGGAACAGGATCCGGAACAAGAAGAAAAGATCATAACTATCAGTGAGAAAAGTCCCGAAGAGAAGCTGTACGAAAGCCTCAAGAAATACGAACTGCCCGATTATCTCCTCTATACAGGTTCAGGAGGGGCAAATAACTGGTTGAAACTGGATGGGGCAAAAATGTTTCCTGTTGCCCGTCAGCTCAAAGTCATGCTTGAGGAAAATGTCTCTTCGATTGTCCGATTTATTCCTGCATGCATGAGCCTTGTGAGCGTGGGAGTAGGGAGTGGGGAAAAAGAAAGAATTCTTCTCGAAGAGCTTATAAAGAAAAATCGGACTGAAAAGCCAGCCTCGGAAAAAGTGTCAATACGCTATTATCCCGTAGACATAAACAGCCATTTTGTAGACCTTGCCCTTGAAGAGGTAAAAGACCTGCCAGTGGAAAAGAAAGGGATAGTCGCTTTTATCGAGGACATGCCGCTCCTGAAAAAGCACTGGCACCTTCCTGTTCTGTTCTGCATTCTGGGAAACACCTTCTGCAATTACGAGCCTGAATTCATTCTCCAGCTCGTCCATGAAAATCTTGAGCAGGGGGACCTATTCTTCTTCGATGCCAACCTTCTCCCAACACAGGAATCCGGGGAAGAGACACAGGCTGCAAGAAAATCCATCCTGGGAACCTATGCCTCAAGAGAGAACGTGCTTTTCAATATGTATCCTCTGCTTCAGTACGGAATGGCTCCCGAGGACTTCGATTTCGAGATTTTGCTCGCACAGGTGGATTCCAGAATAGGGACGCTTTGCAGAACCCGGAAGAGCCTGAATATCCTGAAAGATGCTGAGATCAGGATAGGGACAGAGACCATAGATTTCAAGGAAGGAGACGTCATCCGCATGGGTTTTACCTACAAATATACATATGGGCAGATTCTCGCTTTTCTGGACATCTGCGGGTTTGAGCTTCTCAAGGCTTTCCTGAGTGAAGACAGGACAAATGTGATGATCCTGGCAAAAAAACGTATTTGA
- a CDS encoding radical SAM protein: MLGKESKNFDALSLFSPPPILRGYMYGAQEAYGARDSNRLLAIRLETNTSCNLHCRYCYAQSGEDSVKIADFNVLKRIISEAKELGIRSVVVIGGGEPTLYPNFRELIAYIDSLGIVPMLFSNTILMTEELADFLYEHNASVMGKLDSLKPEVQDYLAGREGAFKDIKTGLGNLQKAGFSKPAEPGKLRLGISFVSNKLNLEEIAEIWHFCRQNNIFPNMEILTPTGRANDELEDKLLTADEIKEYKLRLLEIDRNYYGYNWLPYTPITASGCLQHLYSLYINIEGNVRPCAPTKLDEHPALRVNGEYPYNVNRMSLKEIYDSKLFTYVRNIDKVLEGRCGNCEYIKECIGCRGYAYSVGINNGAGPLEALRMECQQCFKE; encoded by the coding sequence CCTGTTTTCTCCTCCACCTATCCTGAGGGGATACATGTACGGGGCACAGGAAGCCTATGGAGCGAGGGATTCAAACAGGCTTTTAGCCATACGGCTTGAAACGAACACCTCATGTAACCTCCACTGTCGCTACTGCTATGCACAGAGCGGGGAGGACTCGGTGAAAATAGCGGACTTTAATGTCCTTAAACGCATAATATCCGAAGCAAAAGAACTCGGGATCAGGTCTGTGGTTGTGATCGGGGGAGGAGAGCCAACTCTGTACCCGAACTTTAGAGAATTGATTGCCTACATTGATTCCCTTGGAATCGTCCCGATGCTGTTTTCGAACACTATTTTAATGACAGAGGAGCTTGCAGACTTCCTGTATGAACACAACGCCTCTGTTATGGGAAAGCTCGATTCCCTCAAGCCTGAGGTCCAGGACTATCTGGCAGGCAGGGAAGGGGCTTTCAAAGATATAAAGACCGGACTTGGAAACCTCCAGAAAGCAGGCTTTTCAAAACCCGCAGAGCCCGGAAAACTCCGCCTGGGAATCTCTTTTGTGAGCAATAAGCTGAACCTTGAAGAGATTGCGGAGATATGGCATTTCTGTCGGCAGAACAATATTTTTCCCAATATGGAGATCCTTACGCCGACAGGCAGGGCAAATGACGAACTTGAAGATAAGCTGCTCACAGCCGATGAGATAAAAGAATACAAGCTGAGACTTCTTGAGATAGACAGGAATTATTACGGGTATAACTGGCTGCCCTATACCCCTATCACCGCAAGCGGCTGCCTCCAGCACCTTTACAGCCTGTACATCAATATAGAAGGGAATGTCAGGCCCTGTGCGCCTACGAAACTGGACGAACATCCAGCACTCAGGGTTAATGGGGAATATCCCTATAACGTGAACAGGATGAGCCTGAAGGAGATCTATGACTCCAAGCTCTTCACATATGTAAGGAATATCGACAAAGTACTTGAAGGCAGATGCGGGAACTGCGAATACATCAAAGAATGCATAGGCTGCCGCGGGTATGCCTACAGCGTCGGGATAAATAACGGAGCCGGGCCGCTTGAAGCCCTGAGGATGGAATGCCAGCAGTGCTTCAAAGAATAA